The sequence below is a genomic window from Bactrocera neohumeralis isolate Rockhampton chromosome 4, APGP_CSIRO_Bneo_wtdbg2-racon-allhic-juicebox.fasta_v2, whole genome shotgun sequence.
AGTGGCGACGTTCACTCACCAAAAATGAGTTATTATTATCTTGTTGTTCTCTACTTTGTCTATGTATACTGCTGTAGCTTTGACGTTCACTAGGGAAAACCGAACTCGATGGCTCCTCGTGCAAGTTTAAAATACTCTTGCGATGAATTTTACCATTCGATGTAAGACTACCTATCTGATTGGAATCGTTAGAAATAGATTTTCGATGAAATACTGAGTTCGTAACGTTCGTATCGGCAGTGAAGTCGCTTCTTCGATGATGAAAATGTTTGGATACTGTAGCAGCTGAAGAACTAGATTTCGTTTTTGACGAGCAGCTTTCAACGGCTGTGGACTTTTGTTGAGTGGTATGTGTTTGATCTGACATAAATTTAGCCGATCCAGCAGCGTTTAGCTTTGCTGATGCGCTCTGCATTTCTCCAAACTTGCATTGGGTGGAGTGTGTTTGACCGGTGACTTCTCCCATTGTTGTACTGGATAATACTCTTTCAGAAGTGTTGCCAATTTTACTAGTTTTGAATTGTGCCGAGGAGGACTCATGCGACGAAGCGTTCATGCGGGTATcaatcattttattttcctttctaATACGATTTTCGGTCATAGAAATTGCCTCGTCGTGTTTATTTTCAACGTTTACAATGTTCTTAACATTGTTGGTCTTTGCAACATTCTCTATGACATTCACTCTCTCTTGTCGTTTAACATATTCTGTTTCTGGTTCTTTCTTAACCCGACCACCTATTACTGTAGTTACCTTTTTCGTCGATACTACTACTAAACCGTCAACGGGTTTATCCGAACTTACATTTGCGGCAGGAATTGCTTGTTTGCCAGAAACAAAGTTCATTTGATTAGTCGTTTTCAAAATGGCGTTATCCTCTCCAAGAGTTATAGATGATTTGTTATGAGAATACTTCGATCGGACAGCCTTTTGTACTACTTTAGTGCTGTCTAATCTTGAACTTTGCTTTTCATTGTAGTCATCTCTTCTGGAAACCTGAAGAGTGCCCTCTAGTTTGAGATTGTCTACTGGACGTTTTACAACCACCTTTTCAGTAgcagttttcaaaagtttagaATCGGTTCTATCTGTAGATGAAATATACATGTGTCCTTCTGGCCTAAGATTATCTTCCGGTTTTACTTGTTTTGGACGCTCAGCCGGCTGATATTGCTGTTTTTCCTTACTGTAGAAAGTGCCTTCAGGTTTAAGGTTATTACGTGGCACAATTTTGTCTGGTCTCTTAACACCCACGTGCTTTTCCGTCTCTGTAAAGGTCATCTCCCCCTCCATTCTTAAATTATCTTTGTGAATGACTCGTCTCACTTTTTCAGCCGGTTTAAATCCGGGTTTATCAGGAGTGTAAAATTCACCCTCCGTTCTTAAATTATCAGAGGGTACAACCTTTTCGGGCCTATTTACATACTGATACTGATTTTTCTCTGCAAACGTCATTTCTCCTTCCATGTGTAAATTATCTTTTCGGACAATGCGTTTTGTTTTCTCGGCGGGCTTGAATGATGTTTTCTCGGGTACGGTAAATTCACCCTCCACTTTTAAATTGTCTTTGGGTTTTTTCACTACAGGTCGTTCACCAGACTTGTATGAAGGCTTCTCCACTTTATAAAATTCGCCTTCAGGTCTTAGGTTATCTGTAGGTTTTATTTGATCCGGCTTTTTAACAAACTCATATTCCGTTTTCTCGGTAAATATAATTTCTCCTTCCGTACGAAGGTTGTCCTTTCTAATAATTCGCTCACTTTTTTCAGCAGGTCTAAACGCAATTTTTTCTGGTACATAAATGTTTCCCTCTGATTTGAGATTATCTTGTGGTTTTTTCGGAACAGGACGTTCGGCGGGTTTATACCCAGGTTTCTCTGGCTTATAAAATTCTCCCTCAGGCCGTAGATTATCTGCATGCTTTACTTGTGACGGTCGCTCACCGTGTCTGAATTTTGGTTTATCGGGAGAATAAAATTCTCCTTCAGGCTTCAAATTATCCTCCGGACGCTTCTGTACGGGACGTTCGGCTGGTTTATACCCAGGCTTCTCTGGTGTATAAAACTCTCCCTCAGGGCGTAGATTGTCTGCATGCTTTACTTGTGATGGACGCTCTCCGGGTTGGAATTTTGGTTTATCGGGAGAATAAAATTCTCCTTCGGGCTTCAAATTATCCTCCGGACGCTTCTGTACAGGACGTTCGGCTGGTTTATACCCTGGTTTCTCTGGTGTATAAAACTCTCCTTCAGGCCGTAGGTTATCTGCATGTTTTACTTGTGATGGCCGCTCTCCGGGTTGGAATTTTGGTTTATCGGGAGAATAAAATTCTCCTTCGGGCTTCAAATTATCTTCCGGACGCTTCTGTACAGGACGTTCCGCTGGTTTATACCCAGGCTTCTCTGGTGTATAAAACTCTCCCTCAGGGCGTAGATTGTCTGCATGCTTTACTTGTGATGGACGCTCTCCGGGTTGGAATTTTGGTTTATCAGGAGAATAAAATTCTCCTTCAGGCTTCAAATTATCCTCCGGACGCTTCTGTACGGGACGTTCGGCTGGTTTATACCCAGGTTTCTCTGGTGTATAAAACTCTCCCTCAGGGCGTAGATTGTCTGCATGCTTTACTTGTGATGGACGCTCTCCTGGTTGGAATTTTGGTTTATCGGGAGAATAAAATTCTCCTTCGGGCTTCAAATTATCCTCCGGACGCTTCTGTACAGGACGTTCGGCTGGTTTATACCCAGGTTTCTCTGGTGTATAAAATTCTCCCTCAGGCCGCAGGTTATCTGCATGCTTTACTTGTGATGGCCGCTCTCCGGGTTGGAATTTTGGTTTATCGGGAGAATAAAATTCTCCTTCAGGCTTCAAATTATCCTCCGGACGCTTCTGTACGGGACGTTCGGCTGGTTTATACCCAGGTTTCTCTGGTGTATAAAACTCTCCCTCAGGGCGTAGATTGTCTGCATGCTTTACTTGTGATGGACGCTCTCCTGGTTGGAATTTTGGTTTATCGGGAGAATAAAATTCTCCTTCGGGCTTCAAATTATCCTCCGGACGCTTCTGTACAGGACGTTCGGCTGGTTTATACCCAGGTTTCTCTGGTGTATAAAATTCTCCCTCAGGCCGTAGGTTATCTGCATGCTTTACTTGTGATGGACGCTCTCCTGGTTGGAATTTTGGTTTATCGGGAGAATAAAATTCTCCTTCAGGCTTCAAATTATCCTCTGGCCGCTTCTGTGTGGGACGTTCGGCCGGTTTATACCCAGGTTTCTGTGGAGTGTAAAATTCTCCTTCTGGCCGAAGATTGTCTACATGTTTCACTTGTGACGGCCGCTCGCCAGGTtggaattttggtttttctggGGTATAAAACTCTCCTTCTGGCTTTAAATTGTCTGTAGGCTTCACTTGCTCTGGCCTGCtaacaaattcatatttttcttttgtttcgaAAGTCATTTCACCTTCAGTGCGTAAGTTATCCTTCCTAATAATACGTTCGACTTTTTCTGCTGGCCTATAACCAGGCTTTCCAGGTGTGTAAAACTCGCCCTCAGGACGTAAGTTATCTTTTGGCTTCTTCTGAGTAGGTCGTTCGGCGGGTATGTAATCGGATTTTTCTGGAGAATAAAACTCGCCTTCTGTTCGAAGATTATCTTCAGGCTTCTTTTGTATTGGACGCTCTGCGGGCCTATAACTTGTTTTCTCAGGTATATAAAACTCACCTTCAGGCTTTAAGTTATCTTCGCGTCTAATAACTAACGGAGTCTCAGCTGCCTGATATTTTGGTTTTTCGGGAGTATAGAAATCACCCTCGGGTTTGAGATTATCAGTGGGTTTAATCTGATCAGGTCTAATGACAAACGTATATTCttcttttctttcaaaattcatttcacCTTCTGAGCGGAGATTGTCTTTCCTTATAATACGTTCAACCTTTTCAGCCGGTTTGTATACTAACTTCTCTGGTACTGTAAACGCACCTTCGGGTCTCAAGTTATCCTCAGGTTTAATTTGAGAAGGTCGTTCTGAAACTTGATACATTGGCTTTTCTGGAGTGTAAAATTCTCCCTCTGGTTTGAGGTTATCAATAGGTTTGACTTGCTCAGGTCTATTAACAAATTGATAATCTTCTTTTACTTCAAATATCATCTCCCCTTCAGTTCGCAAGTTATCTTTTCTTATTATTCGTTCTGTTCTTTCAGCTGGAGTGTAAGTGGTTTTCTCTGGAACAGTGAACTCTCCTTCAGGTCGTAAATTATCAAGAGGTTTTTTTTGAGTTGGCCTCTCCGCCGGCCGGTAACCAGGTTTTTCGGGTGTATAAAATTCACCTTCTGGTTTAAGGTTGTCTTCATGCTTGACTGGAGAAGGCCGATCTGCTGgaacaaaatcgactttttgtGGTTTATAAAACTCCCCGTCCGGTTTCAAATTATCTTCCCGTCTAATAATCAATGGCTTTTCGGCTGGCTGATACTTCGATTTTTCCGGAGCGTAGAATTCGCCTTCCGGTTTTAGATTATCAGTGGGTTTCAATTGCTCTGGCCTAACAACAAACTGATATTCTTCCTTCGTTTCAAAAGTCATCTCACCTTCTGAGCGCAAGTTATCCTTTCTAACAATACGTTCGACTTTTTCCGCTGGTTGGTAAGGTGTTTTCTGCGGAATAGTGAATTCACCTTCTGGTCTTAAATTGTCCTCAGGTTTCTTTGCAATAGGTCGGTCAGCGGACTGGTAGTCTGGTTTATCAGGAGCATAAAACTCTCCCTCCTGTCTCAAATTGTCTTGGGGTTTTTTCTGAGTTGGGCGTTCCGCAGGTTCAAAACCAGGTTTCTCGGGTGTATAGAATTCACCCTCCGGTTTTAAATTATCCTTATGTCGAATTTGCACTGGCTTTTCAGCAGGTTGGTATTTTGGTTTTTCTGGGGTATAGAATTCTCCTTCCGGTCTAAGATTATCTACCGGTTTGACTTGCTCTGGTCTATTTACAAATTGATATTCttctttcttttcaaaaataatttcccCTTCTGAGCGCAAGTTGTCTTTCCTTACTACACGAACAGTTTTTTCGGCgggtttatatatttctttttcggGAATCATGAACTCGCCTTCCGGTCTTAAGTTATCTTCAGGTTTCAATTGAGTAGGTCTTTCAGCAGCCTTAAATTCCTGCTTGTCTGGTACATAAAACTCACCTTCTGGACGCAAATTATCTTCTGGCCGCTTTTGAATTGGACGCTCTGCTGGTGTGAAACCTGGTTTTTGTGGAGTATAGAATTCGCCTTCGGGTTTTAAGTTATCTTCGTGTCTGATTTGTAAAGGTTTTTCAGCTGGCTTATATATTGATTTCTCTGGAGCATAAAACTCGCCTTCTGGCTTTAGATTATCAGTGGGTTTCACTTGATTGGGCCTAATAACAAACTGATATTCTTCTTTTGTTTCGAATGTCATTTCACCTTCTGTGCGTAAATTGTCCTTTCTAATAACACGTTCAATTTTTTCAGCAGGTTTATACATTTCTTTTTCCGGAACAAGAAACTCGCCTTCAGGTTTCAAATTATCTATAGGTTTCTTTTGCGTTGGACGTTCGGCGGGTTGATAAGTGGGTTTCTCGTGTTTATAGAACTCCCCTTCTGGTTTCAAATTGTCTTCTGGGCGTTTCTGAGTTGGACGTTCTGCTGGCCTATATCCAGGTTTTTCTGGAGTGTAAAATTCTCCCTCAGGGCGAAGGTTGTCCTCTGGTCTAACTTGTGTAGGACGTTCTCCTGGTTGAAACTTTGTTTTCTCTGGTGAATAGAAATCACCTTCTGGCTTCAAATTATCTTCCGGCCGTTTCTGAGTTGGACGTTCTGCTGGTCTAAATCCGGGCTTCTCAGGAGTGTAAAATTCGCCTTCGGGTCGCAAATTGTCAGCATGTCGTACTTGAGTGGGACGCTCTCCAGGTTGGAACTTAGGTTTCTCTGGTGAATAGAAATCACCTTCTGGCTTCAAATTATCCTCTGGCCGTTTCTGAGTTGGACGTTCTGCTGGCCTAAATCCAGTTTTTTCTGGAGTGTAAAATTCACCCTCAGGCCTAAGGTTGTCCTCTGGTCTAACTTGTGTGGGACGTTCTCCTGGTTGGAACTTTGTCTTCTCTGGTGTATAGAACTCGCCTTCTGGTCTCAAATTATCTTCCGGTTTCTTCTGAACTGGACGTTCAGCGGGTCTAAATCCAGGTTTTTCGGGAGTGTAAAATTCACCCTCAGGCCTAAGGTTGTCCTCTGGTCTAACTTGTGTGGGACGTTCTCCTGGTTGGAACTTTGTCTTCTCTGGTGTATAGAACTCGCCTTCTGGTCTCAAATTATCTTCTGGCTTCTTTTGAGTTGGACGTTCAGCTGGTCTAAATCCGGGCTTCTCAGGAGTGTAAAATTCGCCTTCGGGTTTCAAATTATCAGCATGTCGTACTTGTGTGGGGCGCTCTCCAGGTTGGAACTTTGGTTTCTCTGGTGAATAGAAATCACCTTCTGGTTTCAAATTATCCTCTGGCCGTTTCTGAGTTGGACGTTCTGCTGGCCTATATCCAGGTTTTTCTGGAGTGTAAAATTCACCCTCAGGCCGAAGGTTGTCCTCTGGTCTAACTTGTGTAGGACGTTCTCCTGGTTgaaactttgttttttctggTGCATAAAACTCTCCTTCTGGTCTCAAATTATCTTCTGGCTTCTTTTGAGTTGGACGTTCAGCTGGTCTAAATCCGGGCTTCTCAGGAGTGTAAAATTCGCCTTCGGGTCGCAAATTATCAGCATGTCGTACTTGAGTGGGACGCTCTCCAGGTTGGAACTTAGGTTTCTCTGGTGAATAGAAATCACCTTCTGGCTTCAAATTATCCTCTGGCCGTTTCTGAGTTGGACGTTCTGCTGGCCTAAATCCAGTTTTTTCTGGAGTGTAAAATTCACCCTCAGGCCTAAGGTTGTCCTCTGGTCTAACTTGTGTGGGACGTTCTCCTGGTTGGAACTTTGTCTTCTCTGGTGTATAGAACTCGCCTTCTGGTCTCAAATTATCTTCCGGTTTCTTCTGAACTGGACGTTCAGCGGGTCTAAATCCAGGTTTTTCGGGAGTGTAAAATTCACCCTCAGGCCTAAGGTTGTCCTCTGGTCTAACTTGTGTGGGACGTTCTCCTGGTTGGAACTTTGTCTTCTCTGGTGTATAGAACTCGCCTTCTGGTCTCAAATTATCTTCTGGTTTCTTTTGAGTTGGACGTTCAGCTGGTCTAAATCCGGGCTTCTCAGGAGTGTAAAATTCGCCTTCGGGTTTCAAATTATCAGCATGTCGTACTTGTGTGGGGCGCTCTCCAGGTTGGAACTTTGGTTTCTCTGGTGAATAGAAATCACCTTCTGGTTTCAAATTATCCTCTGGCCGTTTCTGAGTTGGACGTTCTGCTGGCCTATATCCAGGTTTTTCTGGAGTGTAAAATTCACCCTCAGGCCGAAGGTTGTCCTCTGGTCTAACTTGTGTAGGACGTTCTCCTGGTTgaaactttgttttttctggTGCATAAAACTCTCCTTCTGGTCTCAAATTATCTTCTGGCTTCTTTTGAGTTGGACGTTCAGCTGGTCTAAATCCGGGCTTCTCAGGAGTGTAAAATTCGCCTTCGGGTCGCAAATTATCAGCATGTCGTACTTGTGTGGGACGCTCTCCAGGTTGGAACTTTGGTTTCTCTGGTGAATAGAAATCACCTTCTGGTTTCAAATTGTCTTCTGGCTTCTTTTGAGTTGGACGTTCAGCGGGTCTAAACCCATGTTTTTCAGGAGTGTAAAACTCACCCTCAGGCCGAAGGTTGTCCTCTGGTCTAACTTGTGTGGGACGTTCCCCTGGTTgaaactttgttttttctggTGCATAAAACTCTCCTTCTGGTCTCAAATTATCTTCTGGCTTCTTTTGAGTTGGACGTTCAGCTGGTCTAAATCCGGGCTTCTCAGGAGTGTAAAATTCGCCTTCGGGTTTCAAATTATCAGCATGTCGTACTTGTGTGGGGCGCTCTCCAGGTTGGAACTTTGGTTTCTCTGGTGAATAGAAATCACCTTCTGGTTTCAAATTATCCTCTGGCCGTTTCTGAGTTGGACGTTCTGCTGGCCTATATCCAGGTTTTTCTGGAGTGTAAAATTCACCCTCAGGCCGAAGGTTGTCCTCTGGTCTAACTTGTGTAGGACGTTCTCCTGGTTgaaactttgttttttctggTGCATAAAACTCTCCTTCTGGTCTCAAATTATCTTCTGGCTTCTTTTGAGTTGGACGTTCAGCTGGTCTAAATCCGGGCTTCTCAGGAGTGTAAAATTCGCCTTCGGGTCGCAAATTATCAGCATGTCGTACTTGTGTGGGACGCTCTCCAGGTTGGAACTTTGGTTTCTCTGGTGAATAGAAATCACCTTCTGGTTTCAAATTGTCTTCTGGCTTCTTTTGAGTTGGACGTTCAGCGGGTCTAAACCCATGTTTTTCAGGAGTGTAAAACTCACCCTCAGGCCGAAGGTTGTCCTCTGGTCTAACTTGTGTGGGACGTTCCCCTGGTTgaaactttgttttttctggTGCATAAAACTCTCCTTCTGGTCTCAAATTATCTTCTGGCTTCTTTTGAGTTGGACGTTCAGCTGGTCTAAATCCGGGCTTCTCAGGAGTGTAAAATTCACCCTCAGGCCTAAGGTTGTCCTCTGGTCTAACTTGTGTAGGACGTTCTCCTGGTTGATACTTTGATTTTTCTGGTGTATAGAACTCGCCTTCTGGTCTCAAATTATCTTCTGGCTTCTTTTGAGTTGGACGTTCAGCTGGTCTAAATCCGGGCTTCTCAGGAGTGTAAAATTCGCCTTCGGGTCGCAAGTTGTCAGCATGTCTAACTTGTGTGGGACGCTCTCCAGGTTGGAACTTTGGTTTCTCTGGTGAATAGAACTCGCCTTCTGGTCTCAAATTATCTTCTGGCTTTTTCTGAGTTGGACGTTCAGCTGGTCTAAACCCAGGTTTTTCAGGAGTGTAAAACTCACCCTCAGGCCTAAGGTTGTCCTCTGGTCTAACTTGTGTAGGACGTTCTCCTGGTTGGAACTTTGACTTTTCTGGTGTATAGAACTCGCCTTCTGGTCTCAAATTATCTTCTGGTTTCTTCTGAACTGGACGTTCAGCAGGCCTAAATCCAGGTTTTTCGGGAGTGTAAAATTCACCCTCAGGGCGAAGGTTGTCCCCTGGTCTAACTTGTGTTGGACGTTCTCCTGGTTGAAACTGTGCCTTTTCGGGTGTATAGAACTCGCCTTCTGGTCTCAAATTATCTTCTGGCTTCTTCTGAACTGGACGTTCAGCAGGCCTAAATCCAGGTTTTTCTGGAGTGTAAAACTCGCCTTCTGGTTGCAAATTGTCAGCATGTCTTACTTGCGTGGGACGCTCTCCTGGTTGGAATTTTATCTTCTCTGGTTTATAGAATTCTCCTTCTGGTTTCAAATTGTCTTCTGGTTTCGTTTGTGTAGGACGTTCAGCAGGTCTAAATCCGGGTTTTTCAGGCGTATAAAACTCTCCTTCCGATTTAAGATTATCAATTGGTTTGATTTGTTCCGGCCTACTCACAAATGTGTATTCTTCTTTTACGTCAAATATCATTTCTCCTTCTGTTTTGAGATTGTCTTTTCTTATTACTCGTGTTGTCTGTTCCGCTGGTGCATACGAGATCTTTTCCGGCACTATGAATTCACCTTCAGGGCGGAGATTGTCCTCTGGTTTCTTTTGTAACGGGCGTTCTGTTGATTGATAGACTGGTTTGTCGGGAGTGTAGAAATCTCCTTCCGGTTTTAGGTTgtctttatatttaatttgagtAGGTTTTTCTGCTGGAACatacgttgttttttctggcaTATAAAATTCACCTTCAGATTTGAGGTTATCAGTGGGTTTGACTGGCAGAGGCCTTATTACATATTGATATTCCTCTTTTTCCGTAAATGTCATTTCTCCTTCACTGCGCAAGTTGTCTTTTCTAATTATGCGTTCCGTTCTTTCAGCCGGTTGGAATGGAATTTTTTCGGGAACTATAAATTCTCCCTCAGGTTTCAAATTGTCCTCGGGTTTTATTAAAGTGACTTGCTCGTCAATGTCGTACAAAAGTTTTAATCGAGATTCTTCGAGATCCTTTTTAGACCAAGTGTTGGACCTTATTCGCGTTTGAGATTCGTCCAGCAAAtctattaattaacaaaaaacgcagttcttaatttaaacaaaggatatattgtatatactataGACTTTACCTATAGTCTCTATTATAGCATCCGTCTTCTTAACGCTTGAAGCACAATGGTGGCGACTGAAAtgagcatacatatatgatattttgatataaaatgcTAATTTAAAGCCAATTATAAAGAACCAACATTTCTAAAAGCTAATTATTTATATTGCTTACCCGCAAGTGCAGAT
It includes:
- the LOC126756767 gene encoding uncharacterized protein LOC126756767 isoform X19; this encodes MVSKGSKKKQQQISVSDSKNAASTSSTTSSSSKTVVHTAGTEAASTSSSAVGVTSTSSPTWTKTSQTLQKSESAASNKSMLATTHSGTQSQLQSTLFKSSSSSSSHTESRSEQKQRRQQIEQQQQQQQEQLYEIVSDVGSIGGGQSAPIASIMSDTLKSTKASSSSSSFQQKSEYYEEISNDFSNAKIISSIDLLESDKKEPVFSVPIDVIEIVGSGSSSIGSNYNKAYLSSSQSQTGIMTSTSSSNFAHIESASSSSKVIDGGITITDMSTENSKSISSTSNTAKSGKVTSTNVEMTSSSNKFLTNDVNNSSTEVNSYTSYSTIDGKAINGATTPVIAPLITSPAKTQQTSTAFTKSTQRAIDDDSHSITSTAHSEITSQGDSTSLTETAKNLKSDVVVSGSSRQLASNVTNKSTKKSSIIEQNISEQTIEESSLKKSKSTSKKEVYDVKTKRWTELNEKTGTGATNKKQPTIERYVSRESDGTYKITYKKKIFDQRANKWKIVEEKTVDSAHDTHYPEIVDDVINTTTTTYTTKVYDTKTGEWKIVEEKSFVDSKAFVPNDIVREIEKDNTDVANITTTTEVTKIFDASLNDWRVLDEKTHTDVIERIVETPKKTIYIDEFVEIEKNVQITEDSENITNERTNTSKRKDITTNIYDEVDDVKREKLTTSDSRIRGVDKKETFGSKHTDMCICEICTCGRHHCASSVKKTDAIIETIDLLDESQTRIRSNTWSKKDLEESRLKLLYDIDEQVTLIKPEDNLKPEGEFIVPEKIPFQPAERTERIIRKDNLRSEGEMTFTEKEEYQYVIRPLPVKPTDNLKSEGEFYMPEKTTYVPAEKPTQIKYKDNLKPEGDFYTPDKPVYQSTERPLQKKPEDNLRPEGEFIVPEKISYAPAEQTTRVIRKDNLKTEGEMIFDVKEEYTFVSRPEQIKPIDNLKSEGEFYTPEKPGFRPAERPTQKKPEDNLRPEGEFYSPEKPKFQPGERPTQVRHADNLRPEGEFYTPEKPGFRPAERPTQKKPEDNLRPEGEFYTPEKSKYQPGERPTQVRPEDNLRPEGEFYTPEKPGFRPAERPTQKKPEDNLRPEGEFYAPEKTKFQPGERPTQVRPEDNLRPEGEFYTPEKHGFRPAERPTQKKPEDNLKPEGDFYSPEKPKFQPGERPTQVRHADNLRPEGEFYTPEKPGFRPAERPTQKKPEDNLRPEGEFYAPEKTKFQPGERPTQVRPEDNLRPEGEFYTPEKPGYRPAERPTQKRPEDNLKPEGDFYSPEKPKFQPGERPTQVRHADNLKPEGEFYTPEKPGFRPAERPTQKKPEDNLRPEGEFYAPEKTKFQPGERPTQVRPEDNLRPEGEFYTPEKHGFRPAERPTQKKPEDNLKPEGEFYTPEKTKFQPGERPTQVRPEDNLRPEGEFYTPEKPGFRPAERPVQKKPEDNLRPEGEFYTPEKTKFQPGERPTQVRPEDNLRPEGEFYTPEKPGFRPAERPTQKKPEDNLRPEGEFYAPEKTKFQPGERPTQVRPEDNLRPEGEFYTPEKPGYRPAERPTQKRPEDNLKPEGDFYSPEKPKFQPGERPTQVRHADNLKPEGEFYTPEKPGFRPAERPTQKKPEDNLRPEGEFYTPEKTKFQPGERPTQVRPEDNLRPEGEFYTPEKPGFRPAERPVQKKPEDNLRPEGEFYTPEKTKFQPGERPTQVRPEDNLRPEGEFYTPEKTGFRPAERPTQKRPEDNLKPEGDFYSPEKPKFQPGERPTQVRHADNLRPEGEFYTPEKPGFRPAERPTQKRPEDNLKPEGDFYSPEKTKFQPGERPTQVRPEDNLRPEGEFYTPEKPGYRPAERPTQKRPEDNLKPEGEFYKHEKPTYQPAERPTQKKPIDNLKPEGEFLVPEKEMYKPAEKIERVIRKDNLRTEGEMTFETKEEYQFVIRPNQVKPTDNLKPEGEFYAPEKSIYKPAEKPLQIRHEDNLKPEGEFYTPQKPGFTPAERPIQKRPEDNLRPEGEFYVPDKQEFKAAERPTQLKPEDNLRPEGEFMIPEKEIYKPAEKTVRVVRKDNLRSEGEIIFEKKEEYQFVNRPEQVKPVDNLRPEGEFYTPEKPKYQPAEKPVQIRHKDNLKPEGEFYTPEKPGFEPAERPTQKKPQDNLRQEGEFYAPDKPDYQSADRPIAKKPEDNLRPEGEFTIPQKTPYQPAEKVERIVRKDNLRSEGEMTFETKEEYQFVVRPEQLKPTDNLKPEGEFYAPEKSKYQPAEKPLIIRREDNLKPDGEFYKPQKVDFVPADRPSPVKHEDNLKPEGEFYTPEKPGYRPAERPTQKKPLDNLRPEGEFTVPEKTTYTPAERTERIIRKDNLRTEGEMIFEVKEDYQFVNRPEQVKPIDNLKPEGEFYTPEKPMYQVSERPSQIKPEDNLRPEGAFTVPEKLVYKPAEKVERIIRKDNLRSEGEMNFERKEEYTFVIRPDQIKPTDNLKPEGDFYTPEKPKYQAAETPLVIRREDNLKPEGEFYIPEKTSYRPAERPIQKKPEDNLRTEGEFYSPEKSDYIPAERPTQKKPKDNLRPEGEFYTPGKPGYRPAEKVERIIRKDNLRTEGEMTFETKEKYEFVSRPEQVKPTDNLKPEGEFYTPEKPKFQPGERPSQVKHVDNLRPEGEFYTPQKPGYKPAERPTQKRPEDNLKPEGEFYSPDKPKFQPGERPSQVKHADNLRPEGEFYTPEKPGYKPAERPVQKRPEDNLKPEGEFYSPDKPKFQPGERPSQVKHADNLRPEGEFYTPEKPGYKPAERPVQKRPEDNLKPEGEFYSPDKPKFQPGERPSQVKHADNLRPEGEFYTPEKPGYKPAERPVQKRPEDNLKPEGEFYSPDKPKFQPGERPSQVKHADNLRPEGEFYTPEKPGYKPAERPVQKRPEDNLKPEGEFYSPDKPKFQPGERPSQVKHADNLRPEGEFYTPEKPGYKPAERPVQKRPEDNLKPEGEFYSPDKPKFQPGERPSQVKHADNLRPEGEFYTPEKPGYKPAERPVQKRPEDNLKPEGEFYSPDKPKFQPGERPSQVKHADNLRPEGEFYTPEKPGYKPAERPVQKRPEDNLKPEGEFYSPDKPKFRHGERPSQVKHADNLRPEGEFYKPEKPGYKPAERPVPKKPQDNLKSEGNIYVPEKIAFRPAEKSERIIRKDNLRTEGEIIFTEKTEYEFVKKPDQIKPTDNLRPEGEFYKVEKPSYKSGERPVVKKPKDNLKVEGEFTVPEKTSFKPAEKTKRIVRKDNLHMEGEMTFAEKNQYQYVNRPEKVVPSDNLRTEGEFYTPDKPGFKPAEKVRRVIHKDNLRMEGEMTFTETEKHVGVKRPDKIVPRNNLKPEGTFYSKEKQQYQPAERPKQVKPEDNLRPEGHMYISSTDRTDSKLLKTATEKVVVKRPVDNLKLEGTLQVSRRDDYNEKQSSRLDSTKVVQKAVRSKYSHNKSSITLGEDNAILKTTNQMNFVSGKQAIPAANVSSDKPVDGLVVVSTKKVTTVIGGRVKKEPETEYVKRQERVNVIENVAKTNNVKNIVNVENKHDEAISMTENRIRKENKMIDTRMNASSHESSSAQFKTSKIGNTSERVLSSTTMGEVTGQTHSTQCKFGEMQSASAKLNAAGSAKFMSDQTHTTQQKSTAVESCSSKTKSSSSAATVSKHFHHRRSDFTADTNVTNSVFHRKSISNDSNQIGSLTSNGKIHRKSILNLHEEPSSSVFPSERQSYSSIHRQSREQQDNNNSFLVSERRHFNTLSQSQSRDQTSKSCNVHKTSSSSGIEFPSYSKHSERTVSRRNVNQSSISLGIDGASSTTLYRSEYKTVPSTTCAIHKIKEGAFQHTRNTNEHKFFKTVKN